TGCACGCAGGCGTGGTCGCAGGAGCGGCAGGCGTAGTTGGAGCCGCAGTCGTTGTTGGTGGCGCAGTCAGCGACGCACACGTCGCCGCCGTTGTCCGGCAGCGTGTTGCAGGTATAGCCCTGGCGGCAGTCGCCCTTGCCCGGGCGGCAGTTCTTCAGACAGCGCTTGCCCACGGAGCCCACGGACGTGCACGTGGAGCCGGTGGGGCAGTCCGCGTTGGCGACGCAGGACTCCGTGCAGTAGCCGTCCGTCCACGCCGGGAAGGCGGTGGTCTTGTCCGTGGCCGTCAGGCAGCGCGACTCGGGCGCGCCGCACGTGGAGGCGCTGGTGCAGGGGTTGCCCACCTTGGTGCCCGTGCCAATCGCCTCCGGCAGACAGGCGTACTGCGAGCCGTTGATGAGCGTGGACGCGCGGCACTGGTAGGGGGCCGGGCAGGCTCCGGGCGTGCCGGAGGGGCACGGCTTGGAGCAGATCTTCATCGAGTTGCCGCTGGTGGTGGACTGCGTGGTGACGCAGGTGAGCCCGGGGCCGCACGCGGCGGTATCACACGGCGAGCCCACCGCGCCCGTCTGGGGATAGCGCTGGCAGAAGGCGCCGCGGTCATACGACGACAGGGTGCGCCGCTGCGTGCCCGCGTTCAGCGAGAAGTACATCACCGCGTCCGGGTACTCGTACGTGCTGCCCAGGCCCAGACAGTGGCCCACCTCGCGCATCACCGCCGTCTGGATGTCCACGAAGCCCGCGGGCGTGGGGGAGAACGTGGTGAACTTGTGGCTCACGGCGTCCAGGAAGATGTCGCACTGGTACACGTTGCCGCCGTGGCTCAGCGGCACCGCGGCGGCCACGTTGGCGCCGGCGTTGAGCACGTCCTTGTACTCGGTGCTGTTCGGGTCGGTGACCCAGATGGCGGCGACGCTGAAGCCGTCCAGCCGGTCGTTCACGTCCGGGATGGGGACGATGGTGGAGCGGCCCTTGTACGTGAAGGCGGGCCAGGCGCAGTCCACGTCCTGCCAGGCCTGGAAGGCCTTCTTCACCGCGTCTTCCACCAGCGAGATGTCATTGCCCGAGGGCTGGTTGTTGCGCGCGTCCACGTAGTACGGGAACGGGTCCTGGCTGTTGTTGAGCACCCAGTGTTCCAGGAACTGGTAGCCCCCCTGGGCCTGCGCTGTCGTGGCCAGCGCCAGCAGTCCAAGGAGGAAGACACTCCGCTGCGTCCCACGCTTCATCACCCGCACCTCGTCACGTCACGTCCGCACGGGGCGCTCCGTCTGAGCGCCCGGACGTCACCGGGCGGACACTCTACCCGTGAACGGCGCGAACGGTGGCATCCACCAGCGCCTCGGGCGTGGGGCGCTCGGCGACGGCGGCCACGGGGATGCCCAACTGCGTCAGCGCGGTCGCCGTGGTGGGGCCAATGGCCACCACTTTCGCGGAGGCCAGCGGCTCGCGGCCCACCCCCTCCACGAAGGCCTCCGCGGTGCGCGGCGAGGCGAAGAGCACCACCTGGGGCGGCGATTCGGCCAGCCGGGCCAGCGACTCCGGTTCGACGGTGGCCGGAGCGCTGCGGTAGGCCGTCACGCGGGTGACCCGCACGCCCAGGTCGCGCAGGCCGTCCTCCAGCTCGCGCCTGCCCTCCTCCGCCGCGGGGAGGAGCACGTCGTCCTCCGGCCCCAGCACGTCGCGCAGGGCGGTGAAGAGCGCCGCGCCGGTGCCCTCGTTGGGCTCGGCCTCCACCTTCAGGCCATAGCCCTCCACGGCCCTCGCGGTGCGCGGCCCCACGGCGGCCAGCTTCACGCGGGACAGCCGGTCCAACGTACCGGCGAGCCGCAGGGCCTCCAGGAAGGCCTCCACGGCGGAGGGGCTGGCGAACACCACCCAGTGGTAGCGCTGCACGTGCTCGGCGGCGGACGCGAGCGGGCGCGGGTCCTCCGGCGGATGCAGCTCCAGCAGCGGCAGGCTGAGGACCTCCGCGCCCTCGTCCTCCAGGAGGAAGCACAGCTCCTCGGCCCGCTCACGCGGGCGCGTCACCAAGATTCGGATGCCATCCAGTCGCGGGTCCACGGGCCGGCACTCTAGGCGCGGGGAGCGCCTTCGCGGCGGGCGAAATCGCGCAGGATGTCTCCCGCCCCGCGCGACAGCAGCTCGTCCGCGAGCGCCTCGCCCAGCCGCTCCGCTTCCGGTACGGGGCCCTTCACCTCGCCCCGTACCACCCGTGTCCCGTCCGGCCGGCCGACGAGGCCGCTCAGGTACACCTGGCCGTCCTTCACGGTGGCGTGGCCGGCCATGGGCACGGTGCAGCCGCCCTCCAGCTTCGCCAGGAAGGCGCGCTCGGCCCGCACCGCGTTGCGGGTGGCCAGGTCCTCCAGGGGTGAAAGCAGCGCGCGCACGTCCGCGTCCGCCTCGCGGCACTGGATGGCCAGCACGCCCTGCCCCACCGCCGGCAGGCTCTCCGCCACCGGCACCACCTGGGTGATGTGGTGGTCCAATCCCAGGCGCTTGAGCCCCGCCGCCGCGAGCATCGCGCCCGCGAGCTGGAGGTCGCGCGTCTTCTGCAGGCGCGTCTGCACGTTGCCGCGCAGCGAGACGATCTCCAGGTCCGGCCGGCGCTCGCGCAGGATGCAGCTGCGCCGGAGCGAGGACGTGCCCACCTTCGCGCCCGCGGGCAGCATCGCCAGCGTGTGCCCCTCCGGGCTGCAGAACGCGTCGCGCGGATCCTCGCGCGCCGGCACCGCCGCCAGGATGAGCCCCTCCGGGAACACCGACGTCATGTCCTTGAGGCTGTGCACCGCGATGTCCGCGCGGCCATCGAGCAGCGCCTGTTCAATCTCCTTCACGAACAGGCCCTTGCCGCCCACCTGGGACAGCGGCGCGGACAGGAAGCGGTCGCCCTCGGTGGTCATCTTCACCAGGGTGACCTCCAGGCCGGGGTTGCGCGCGGTGAGGAGCGAGGCCACGTGATTCGCCTGCCACAGCGCCAGCGGGCTCTCCCGCGTCGCGATTCGCACCGTCTTCATCATCGCCGGCTCCCGGTTGCCACCACGGTGTTGCGCGCCTCCTGAGGGGGCGCGGCGCTCTCGTCCGGAGCGATGGCGGCGGCCTCCGCCTCCGTCAGGCCGAACAGCTCCGCGGCGGCGCCCG
The sequence above is drawn from the Corallococcus sp. NCRR genome and encodes:
- the hemC gene encoding hydroxymethylbilane synthase, with protein sequence MMKTVRIATRESPLALWQANHVASLLTARNPGLEVTLVKMTTEGDRFLSAPLSQVGGKGLFVKEIEQALLDGRADIAVHSLKDMTSVFPEGLILAAVPAREDPRDAFCSPEGHTLAMLPAGAKVGTSSLRRSCILRERRPDLEIVSLRGNVQTRLQKTRDLQLAGAMLAAAGLKRLGLDHHITQVVPVAESLPAVGQGVLAIQCREADADVRALLSPLEDLATRNAVRAERAFLAKLEGGCTVPMAGHATVKDGQVYLSGLVGRPDGTRVVRGEVKGPVPEAERLGEALADELLSRGAGDILRDFARREGAPRA
- a CDS encoding uroporphyrinogen-III synthase → MDPRLDGIRILVTRPRERAEELCFLLEDEGAEVLSLPLLELHPPEDPRPLASAAEHVQRYHWVVFASPSAVEAFLEALRLAGTLDRLSRVKLAAVGPRTARAVEGYGLKVEAEPNEGTGAALFTALRDVLGPEDDVLLPAAEEGRRELEDGLRDLGVRVTRVTAYRSAPATVEPESLARLAESPPQVVLFASPRTAEAFVEGVGREPLASAKVVAIGPTTATALTQLGIPVAAVAERPTPEALVDATVRAVHG
- a CDS encoding MYXO-CTERM sorting domain-containing protein; this encodes MKRGTQRSVFLLGLLALATTAQAQGGYQFLEHWVLNNSQDPFPYYVDARNNQPSGNDISLVEDAVKKAFQAWQDVDCAWPAFTYKGRSTIVPIPDVNDRLDGFSVAAIWVTDPNSTEYKDVLNAGANVAAAVPLSHGGNVYQCDIFLDAVSHKFTTFSPTPAGFVDIQTAVMREVGHCLGLGSTYEYPDAVMYFSLNAGTQRRTLSSYDRGAFCQRYPQTGAVGSPCDTAACGPGLTCVTTQSTTSGNSMKICSKPCPSGTPGACPAPYQCRASTLINGSQYACLPEAIGTGTKVGNPCTSASTCGAPESRCLTATDKTTAFPAWTDGYCTESCVANADCPTGSTCTSVGSVGKRCLKNCRPGKGDCRQGYTCNTLPDNGGDVCVADCATNNDCGSNYACRSCDHACVQQLSGTRSVGDPCLQDSECGFNQKCLKLNGNPQGVCSEPCSVATCTCSPGNTCRPAGTGEDRYCFRDCGTGTCSSPLQCVPFQEGTACIAPCRSNQDCPNGLYCGNGGQCYDPYAQTDGGTCTLCGDGGTPPPPPVDGGSGGTTNDPGGCGCQSAPSSAAFLVGLGVLLLATRRRRKV